From Candidatus Manganitrophus morganii, the proteins below share one genomic window:
- a CDS encoding NADH-quinone oxidoreductase subunit M — MIDQIFASDQIGFPVLTLLLLLPALGALAIAFLKDERQMRVTALATTSVVFALSLLLPLLFERGTPNMQFVEELNWIRPLGAAYHLGVDGFSLFLVTLTTFLMVLLVLFSWKGVELNLKQYLICLLVLETTVVGVFMAIDLLLFFLFWEIMLIPMYFLIKIWGGANRDYASLKFVLYTLLGSVLMLVGFVILYLNYHDYALAQNLSQSYSFSILDLLKAPMSESKQNIVFLLLFFGFAFKVPMFPFHTWLPDAHVEAPTAGSVLLAGVLLKMGTYGFVRFSLPLLPEASINFVPMMTILSVIGIVYGALLALAQDDIKKLIAYSSISHLGFVVLGIFALNRTGIQGGMIQMLNHGISTAGLFLVVGFLYERRHTRAISEYGGLGRRLPIFAAFYMIISLSSMAFPGTNGFVGELLILVGAAQLDWRLTVTAIVGVLLGAAYLLWLYQRIMMGQITNPKNEKIPDLDRREIGICVALAVMIFWVGIYPMPFLKAMDGSIDFVAQRVARPAPVITEPAVEVTPAALQSIDAPEEEIPLPAAEKEGTP, encoded by the coding sequence ATGATCGATCAAATTTTCGCAAGCGACCAGATCGGGTTTCCGGTGCTGACGTTGCTCCTTCTTCTCCCGGCGCTCGGGGCGCTGGCGATTGCATTCCTGAAGGACGAGCGGCAGATGCGGGTGACGGCGCTGGCGACCACGTCGGTTGTCTTCGCCCTCTCGCTCCTCCTCCCCCTTCTCTTCGAGCGGGGAACGCCGAACATGCAGTTCGTCGAGGAGCTGAACTGGATCCGGCCGCTCGGGGCCGCCTATCACCTCGGGGTCGACGGGTTCAGCCTCTTCCTCGTCACCCTCACCACCTTCCTGATGGTTCTTCTGGTCCTCTTCTCCTGGAAAGGGGTCGAGCTGAATCTCAAACAGTACCTGATCTGCCTTCTGGTATTGGAGACGACGGTCGTCGGGGTCTTCATGGCGATCGATCTGCTGCTTTTCTTCCTCTTCTGGGAGATCATGCTGATCCCGATGTATTTCCTGATCAAGATCTGGGGGGGGGCCAACCGCGACTATGCGTCATTAAAGTTCGTCCTCTACACCCTCCTCGGCAGCGTCTTGATGCTGGTCGGCTTCGTGATCCTTTATTTGAATTACCACGACTATGCCTTGGCGCAGAATCTCTCGCAGAGCTACTCGTTCAGCATATTGGATCTGTTGAAGGCGCCGATGTCGGAGAGTAAACAGAACATCGTCTTCCTCCTCCTCTTCTTCGGCTTCGCCTTCAAGGTTCCGATGTTCCCCTTCCACACCTGGCTCCCCGATGCCCACGTCGAAGCGCCGACTGCCGGGAGCGTCCTGCTGGCGGGGGTCCTCTTGAAGATGGGGACCTACGGCTTTGTCCGCTTCTCCCTTCCGCTCCTGCCGGAAGCCTCGATCAACTTCGTTCCGATGATGACGATCCTCTCGGTGATCGGGATCGTCTACGGGGCGCTCCTGGCGCTGGCGCAGGACGACATCAAGAAGCTGATCGCCTATTCTTCCATCAGCCATCTTGGATTTGTGGTTCTGGGAATCTTCGCGCTGAACCGGACCGGCATCCAGGGGGGGATGATCCAGATGTTGAACCACGGGATCTCGACCGCCGGGCTCTTTTTGGTCGTCGGCTTTCTGTATGAACGGCGCCACACCCGCGCGATCTCCGAATACGGCGGGCTGGGGCGGCGTCTTCCGATCTTCGCCGCGTTTTATATGATCATCTCCCTCTCGTCGATGGCCTTCCCGGGGACGAACGGCTTCGTCGGGGAGTTGCTGATCCTGGTCGGCGCGGCGCAGCTCGACTGGCGGCTGACCGTCACCGCGATCGTCGGCGTCCTCCTCGGCGCGGCGTATCTGCTCTGGCTCTATCAGCGGATCATGATGGGACAGATCACCAACCCGAAGAACGAGAAGATCCCCGACCTCGACCGGCGGGAGATCGGCATTTGCGTGGCGCTCGCCGTGATGATTTTTTGGGTCGGCATCTACCCGATGCCCTTTTTGAAGGCGATGGACGGCTCGATCGACTTCGTCGCCCAACGGGTCGCCCGCCCCGCCCCGGTCATCACCGAACCGGCGGTTGAAGTCACCCCGGCCGCGCTCCAATCGATCGATGCGCCGGAGGAGGAGATTCCCCTCCCGGCGGCTGAAAAAGAGGGAACCCCATGA
- a CDS encoding Na(+)/H(+) antiporter subunit D, protein MIEWVHPGLLLILGAALIPFLKGKAKEGYLVGLPAAAFLLVVFLDPGRYGVFNFLGNELVMGRVDKMSLVFSYIFTLMATIGMVYSLHVKNDLEHIAALTYAGSALGVVFSGDLFTLFLFWEIMAFASVLLIWARGKEAEGAGFRYLLVHVFGGVCLLAGIVIQATEAKTLVFDALPHGGWGGSLILLGFLVNAAAPPLHAWLPDAYPEATVTGTVFLSAFTTKTAVYVLARGYAGMELLMWLGAFMTLYGVGYAMIENNIRRLLAYHIVSQVGFMVAGIGIGTQLAINGAVAHAFAHILYKALLMMGMGSVIFMTGKRKATELGGLYKTMPITFVLFMIGGFSISGVPLMSGFISKSMTISAAGEAHRIAIYIMLTLASCGTFISTTLKLPYAVFLGEDKKIPAKDPPINMIWGMGLAAFFCILLGVWPTLLYQLLPNAVEYHPYTLEHLFQSFQLLAATGLIFLLFLKKLHPEPTISLDTDIVYRKGGEGFMWAANNPIADWEAFITEAYKNVVIQPMKRFVALCRRFDVGVIDGAVNGIGRGVFGGSWYSNLIENYVVYGFINMVGYANHVLSRIFRKLQTGSVHNYAMIIIVGIFFLVNIYWMFKDQIKGLMMVMLQ, encoded by the coding sequence ATGATTGAGTGGGTTCATCCCGGATTGCTCCTGATCCTCGGCGCCGCCCTGATCCCCTTCCTGAAAGGAAAGGCGAAGGAGGGCTATCTCGTCGGCCTCCCCGCCGCGGCCTTTCTTCTCGTCGTCTTTCTCGATCCCGGCCGTTACGGCGTCTTCAACTTTTTGGGGAACGAGCTGGTGATGGGGCGGGTCGACAAGATGAGCCTCGTCTTCAGCTACATCTTCACACTGATGGCGACGATCGGGATGGTCTACTCCCTCCATGTGAAGAACGACCTGGAACATATTGCGGCGCTCACCTACGCCGGAAGCGCGTTGGGGGTCGTCTTCTCCGGCGATCTCTTCACCCTTTTCCTTTTCTGGGAGATCATGGCCTTCGCCTCGGTCCTTCTGATCTGGGCCCGGGGGAAAGAGGCGGAGGGGGCCGGCTTCCGGTATCTTCTGGTCCATGTTTTCGGCGGGGTCTGTCTGCTGGCGGGGATCGTGATCCAGGCGACCGAGGCCAAAACCCTCGTCTTCGACGCCCTCCCGCACGGCGGCTGGGGAGGCTCGCTCATTCTGCTGGGGTTCCTGGTCAACGCCGCCGCGCCGCCGCTCCACGCCTGGCTTCCCGACGCTTATCCGGAGGCGACCGTCACCGGGACCGTCTTCCTCTCGGCCTTCACGACGAAGACCGCGGTGTATGTCCTCGCGCGGGGGTACGCCGGCATGGAGCTGCTGATGTGGCTCGGCGCTTTCATGACCCTCTACGGCGTCGGCTACGCGATGATCGAAAACAACATCCGCCGGCTCCTTGCCTACCATATCGTCAGCCAGGTCGGCTTCATGGTGGCGGGAATCGGGATCGGAACGCAGCTCGCGATCAACGGCGCCGTGGCGCACGCCTTCGCCCACATCCTTTATAAAGCGCTCCTGATGATGGGGATGGGGTCGGTGATCTTCATGACCGGGAAGCGGAAAGCGACCGAGCTCGGCGGCCTCTATAAAACAATGCCGATCACCTTCGTCCTCTTTATGATCGGCGGCTTCTCGATCTCCGGCGTTCCGTTGATGTCGGGCTTCATCAGCAAGTCGATGACGATCTCGGCGGCGGGCGAGGCGCACCGGATCGCGATTTATATCATGCTGACCCTCGCCTCCTGCGGAACCTTTATCTCGACCACCCTTAAGCTTCCCTACGCCGTCTTCCTCGGCGAGGATAAAAAGATCCCGGCGAAAGATCCCCCGATCAACATGATCTGGGGGATGGGGCTCGCCGCCTTCTTCTGCATTCTCTTGGGGGTCTGGCCGACCCTTCTCTATCAATTGTTGCCGAACGCGGTCGAATACCACCCCTACACCCTGGAGCATCTCTTCCAATCGTTCCAGCTCCTCGCGGCAACCGGACTGATCTTTCTTCTTTTCTTGAAGAAGCTCCATCCGGAGCCGACGATCTCGCTCGACACCGACATTGTTTACCGGAAGGGGGGAGAGGGCTTCATGTGGGCCGCGAACAATCCGATCGCCGACTGGGAGGCGTTTATCACCGAGGCGTACAAAAACGTCGTCATCCAGCCGATGAAGCGTTTCGTCGCCCTCTGCCGCCGGTTCGACGTCGGCGTGATCGACGGCGCGGTAAACGGCATCGGGCGCGGCGTCTTCGGCGGAAGCTGGTATTCGAACCTGATCGAGAACTATGTCGTCTACGGTTTTATCAACATGGTCGGCTACGCCAACCATGTGCTGTCGCGGATCTTCCGGAAGCTGCAGACCGGCTCGGTGCATAACTACGCCATGATCATCATCGTCGGGATCTTCTTTCTGGTGAACATCTATTGGATGTTCAAAGACCAGATTAAAGGCCTGATGATGGTGATGTTGCAATGA
- a CDS encoding transglutaminase-like cysteine peptidase has protein sequence MKKEKLILYTAVLLVLLAAVEFFLVHKHHAVFALENVPGYTAVFGLLATVVLILVSKGIGHSVLMVREDYYENPAEPAHEEEAHHD, from the coding sequence ATGAAGAAAGAAAAGCTGATCCTTTATACGGCCGTCCTCCTCGTCCTCCTCGCGGCGGTCGAGTTTTTTCTGGTCCACAAACACCACGCGGTTTTCGCGCTTGAGAACGTTCCCGGCTACACCGCGGTTTTTGGATTGCTCGCCACGGTCGTGTTGATTCTTGTCTCGAAAGGAATCGGTCACTCCGTACTGATGGTGCGGGAAGATTATTACGAGAACCCTGCCGAACCGGCCCACGAAGAAGAGGCGCACCATGATTGA